A stretch of Mus musculus strain C57BL/6J chromosome 19, GRCm38.p6 C57BL/6J DNA encodes these proteins:
- the Cyp26c1 gene encoding predicted gene, EG546726, which produces MISWGLSCLSVLGAAGTTLLCAGLLLGLAQQLWTLRWTLSRDWASTLPLPKGSMGWPFFGETLHWLVQGSRFHSSRRERYGTVFKTHLLGRPVIRVSGAENVRTILLGEHRLVRSQWPQSAHILLGSHTLLGAVGEPHRQRRKVLARVFSRSSLEQFVPRLQGALRREVRSWCAAQRPVAVYQAAKALTFRMAARILLGLQLDEARCTELAHTFEQLVENLFSLPLDVPFSGLRKGIRARDQLYEHLDEAVAEKLQEKQTAEPGDALLLIINSARELGHEPSVQELKELAVELLFAAFFTTASASTSLILLLLQHPAAITKIQQELSAQGLGRACTCTPRASGSPPDCGCEPDLSLAMLGRLRYVDCVVKEVLRLLPPVSGGYRTALRTFELDGYQIPKGWSVMYSIRDTHETAAVYRSPPEGFDPERFGVESGDARGSGGRFHYIPFGGGARSCLGQELAQAVLQLLAVELVRTARWELATPAFPVMQTVPIVHPVDGLLLFFHPLPTSGAGDGLPF; this is translated from the exons ATGATTTCCTGGGGGCTGAGCTGTTTGTCCGTGCTGGGGGCTGCCGGCACCACTCTCCTGTGTGCGGGTCTGCTGCTCGGCCTGGCCCAACAACTCTGGACCCTCCGCTGGACTCTGAGCCGGGATTGGGCCTCCACCTTGCCCCTACCCAAGGGCTCCATGGGCTGGCCATTCTTCGGTGAAACGCTGCACTGGTTGGTACAG GGCTCTCGTTTCCACAGTTCCCGCCGCGAGCGCTACGGGACAGTGTTTAAGACGCACCTTCTGGGCAGGCCAGTGATCCGGGTGAGCGGCGCTGAGAACGTGCGCACCATCCTGCTGGGCGAGCACCGCCTGGTGCGTAGCCAGTGGCCACAGAGTGCGCATATTCTACTAGGGTCACACACACTACTTGGCGCGGTTGGTGAGCCCCATCGGCAACGGCGTAAG GTCCTGGCGCGCGTGTTCAGCCGCTCCTCTCTGGAGCAATTCGTGCCACGGTTGCAGGGGGCGCTGCGGCGAGAGGTGCGCTCCTGGTGCGCCGCCCAACGACCGGTGGCTGTTTACCAGGCGGCCAAAGCACTCACCTTCCGCATGGCCGCGCGCATCCTGCTGGGTCTGCAGCTGGACGAAGCGCGATGCACCGAGCTGGCCCATACCTTTGAACAGCTGGTGGAGAACCTCTTCTCACTGCCCTTGGACGTACCGTTCAGCGGCCTGCGCAAG GGCATCCGGGCCAGGGACCAGTTGTATGAGCACCTGGATGAGGCCGTCGCTGAGAAGCTTCAGGAGAAACAGACAGCAGAGCCAGGTGATGCCCTGCTCTTGATTATTAACAGCGCTAGGGAGCTGGGCCACGAGCCCTCAGTGCAAGAGCTGAAG GAGTTGGCTGTAGAGCTCCTCTTCGCGGCCTTTTTCACCACAGCCAGCGCCAGCACATCCCTCatcctgctgcttctgcagcaCCCAGCAGCCATCACCAAAATCCAGCAGGAGCTGTCAGCGCAGGGCCTGGGGCGCGCGTGCACTTGCACACCCAGAGCCTCAGGATCGCCACCGGACTGCGGTTGTGAGCCGGACCTTAGCCTGGCCATGCTGGGCCGTTTGCGCTACGTCGACTGCGTAGTCAAGGAGGTGCTGCGCCTCCTACCGCCGGTGTCCGGGGGCTACCGCACTGCGCTGCGCACCTTTGAACTGGAC GGTTACCAGATCCCCAAAGGCTGGAGCGTGATGTATAGCATCCGAGACACGCATGAGACAGCCGCAGTGTACCGTAGCCCGCCCGAGGGCTTCGATCCGGAGCGCTTTGGCGTGGAGAGTGGAGACGCGCGGGGCTCCGGTGGCCGCTTTCATTACATCCCGTTCGGCGGCGGCGCGCGCAGCTGCCTGGGGCAGGAGCTAGCGCAGGCGGTGCTGCAACTGCTCGCAGTCGAGCTGGTGCGCACCGCGCGCTGGGAGCTGGCCACACCTGCCTTCCCCGTAATGCAGACGGTGCCCATCGTGCACCCGGTGGACGGGCTGCTGCTCTTTTTCCACCCTCTTCCGACTTCGGGTGCGGGAGATGGGTTACCCTTCTGA
- the Cyp26a1 gene encoding cytochrome P450 26A1, whose amino-acid sequence MGLPALLASALCTFVLPLLLFLAALKLWDLYCVSSRDRSCALPLPPGTMGFPFFGETLQMVLQRRKFLQMKRRKYGFIYKTHLFGRPTVRVMGADNVRRILLGEHRLVSVHWPASVRTILGAGCLSNLHDSSHKQRKKVIMQAFSREALQCYVPVIAEEVSSCLEQWLSCGERGLLVYPEVKRLMFRIAMRILLGCEPGPAGGGEDEQQLVEAFEEMTRNLFSLPIDVPFSGLYRGVKARNLIHARIEENIRAKIRRLQATEPDGGCKDALQLLIEHSWERGERLDMQALKQSSTELLFGGHETTASAATSLITYLGLYPHVLQKVREEIKSKGLLCKSNQDNKLDMETLEQLKYTGCVIKETLRLNPPVPGGFRVALKTFELNGYQIPKGWNVIYSICDTHDVADIFTNKEEFNPDRFIVPHPEDASRFSFIPFGGGLRSCVGKEFAKILLKIFTVELARHCDWQLLNGPPTMKTSPTVYPVDNLPARFTHFQGDI is encoded by the exons ATGGGGCTCCCGGCGCTGCTGGCCAGTGCGCTCTGCACCTTCGTGCTGCCGCTGCTGCTCTTCCTGGCGGCGCTCAAGCTCTGGGACCTGTACTGTGTGAGCAGCCGCGATCGCAGCTGCGCCCTCCCCTTGCCCCCCGGTACCATGGGCTTCCCATTCTTTGGGGAAACATTGCAGATGGTGCTTCAG CGGAGGAAGTTTCTGCAGATGAAGCGCAGGAAATACGGCTTCATCTACAAGACGCATCTGTTTGGGCGGCCCACGGTGCGGGTGATGGGCGCGGATAATGTGCGGCGCATCTTGCTGGGAGAGCACCGGTTGGTGTCGGTGCACTGGCCCGCGTCGGTGCGCACCATCCTGGGCGCTGGCTGCCTCTCCAACCTGCACGATTCCTCGCACAAGCAGCGAAAGAAG GTGATTATGCAGGCCTTCAGCCGCGAGGCACTCCAGTGCTACGTGCCCGTGATCGCTGAGGAAGTCAGCAGTTGTCTGGAGCAGTGGCTAAGCTGCGGCGAGCGCGGCCTCCTGGTCTACCCCGAGGTGAAGCGCCTCATGTTCCGCATCGCCATGCGCATCCTGCTGGGCTGCGAGCCGGGTCCAGCGGGCGGCGGGGAGGACGAGCAGCAGCTCGTGGAGGCTTTCGAGGAGATGACCCGcaatctcttctctcttcccattgacgtGCCCTTTAGCGGCCTGTACCGG GGCGTGAAGGCGCGGAACCTTATACACGCGCGCATCGAGGAGAACATTCGCGCCAAGATCCGCCGGCTTCAGGCTACAGAGCCGGATGGGGGTTGCAAGGACGCGCTGCAGCTCCTGATTGAGCACtcgtgggagaggggagagaggctgGATATGCAG GCACTAAAACAATCGTCAACAGAGCTCCTCTTTGGTGGTCATGAAACTACAGCCAGTGCTGCGACGTCACTGATCACTTACCTAGGACTCTACCCACATGTCCTCCAGAAAGTTCGAGAAGAGATAAAGAGCAAG GGCTTACTTTGCAAGAGCAATCAAGACAACAAGTTAGACATGGAAACTTTGGAACAGCTTAAATACACTGGGTGTGTCATTAAGGAGACCCTGCGATTGAATCCTCCGGTTCCAGGAGGGTTTCGGGTTGCTCTGAAGACTTTTGAGCTGAAT ggataCCAGATCCCCAAGGGCTGGAATGTTATTTACAGTATCTGTGACACCCACGATGTGGCAGATATCTTCACTAACAAGGAGGAATTTAATCCCGACCGCTTTATAGTGCCTCATCCAGAGGATGCTTCCCGGTTCAGCTTCATTCCATTTGGAGGAGGCCTTCGGAGCTGTGTAGGCAAAGAGTTTGCAAAAATTCTTCTTAAGATATTTACAGTGGAGCTGGCTAGGCACTGTGATTGGCAGCTTCTAAATGGACCTCCTACAATGAAGACAAGCCCCACTGTGTACCCTGTGGACAATCTCCCTGCAAGATTTACCCACTTCCAGGGAGATATCTGA
- the Cyp26a1 gene encoding cytochrome P450 26A1 isoform X1: MKRRKYGFIYKTHLFGRPTVRVMGADNVRRILLGEHRLVSVHWPASVRTILGAGCLSNLHDSSHKQRKKVIMQAFSREALQCYVPVIAEEVSSCLEQWLSCGERGLLVYPEVKRLMFRIAMRILLGCEPGPAGGGEDEQQLVEAFEEMTRNLFSLPIDVPFSGLYRGVKARNLIHARIEENIRAKIRRLQATEPDGGCKDALQLLIEHSWERGERLDMQALKQSSTELLFGGHETTASAATSLITYLGLYPHVLQKVREEIKSKGLLCKSNQDNKLDMETLEQLKYTGCVIKETLRLNPPVPGGFRVALKTFELNGYQIPKGWNVIYSICDTHDVADIFTNKEEFNPDRFIVPHPEDASRFSFIPFGGGLRSCVGKEFAKILLKIFTVELARHCDWQLLNGPPTMKTSPTVYPVDNLPARFTHFQGDI, encoded by the exons ATGAAGCGCAGGAAATACGGCTTCATCTACAAGACGCATCTGTTTGGGCGGCCCACGGTGCGGGTGATGGGCGCGGATAATGTGCGGCGCATCTTGCTGGGAGAGCACCGGTTGGTGTCGGTGCACTGGCCCGCGTCGGTGCGCACCATCCTGGGCGCTGGCTGCCTCTCCAACCTGCACGATTCCTCGCACAAGCAGCGAAAGAAG GTGATTATGCAGGCCTTCAGCCGCGAGGCACTCCAGTGCTACGTGCCCGTGATCGCTGAGGAAGTCAGCAGTTGTCTGGAGCAGTGGCTAAGCTGCGGCGAGCGCGGCCTCCTGGTCTACCCCGAGGTGAAGCGCCTCATGTTCCGCATCGCCATGCGCATCCTGCTGGGCTGCGAGCCGGGTCCAGCGGGCGGCGGGGAGGACGAGCAGCAGCTCGTGGAGGCTTTCGAGGAGATGACCCGcaatctcttctctcttcccattgacgtGCCCTTTAGCGGCCTGTACCGG GGCGTGAAGGCGCGGAACCTTATACACGCGCGCATCGAGGAGAACATTCGCGCCAAGATCCGCCGGCTTCAGGCTACAGAGCCGGATGGGGGTTGCAAGGACGCGCTGCAGCTCCTGATTGAGCACtcgtgggagaggggagagaggctgGATATGCAG GCACTAAAACAATCGTCAACAGAGCTCCTCTTTGGTGGTCATGAAACTACAGCCAGTGCTGCGACGTCACTGATCACTTACCTAGGACTCTACCCACATGTCCTCCAGAAAGTTCGAGAAGAGATAAAGAGCAAG GGCTTACTTTGCAAGAGCAATCAAGACAACAAGTTAGACATGGAAACTTTGGAACAGCTTAAATACACTGGGTGTGTCATTAAGGAGACCCTGCGATTGAATCCTCCGGTTCCAGGAGGGTTTCGGGTTGCTCTGAAGACTTTTGAGCTGAAT ggataCCAGATCCCCAAGGGCTGGAATGTTATTTACAGTATCTGTGACACCCACGATGTGGCAGATATCTTCACTAACAAGGAGGAATTTAATCCCGACCGCTTTATAGTGCCTCATCCAGAGGATGCTTCCCGGTTCAGCTTCATTCCATTTGGAGGAGGCCTTCGGAGCTGTGTAGGCAAAGAGTTTGCAAAAATTCTTCTTAAGATATTTACAGTGGAGCTGGCTAGGCACTGTGATTGGCAGCTTCTAAATGGACCTCCTACAATGAAGACAAGCCCCACTGTGTACCCTGTGGACAATCTCCCTGCAAGATTTACCCACTTCCAGGGAGATATCTGA